One genomic window of Drosophila busckii strain San Diego stock center, stock number 13000-0081.31 unplaced genomic scaffold, ASM1175060v1 hic_scaffold_38, whole genome shotgun sequence includes the following:
- the LOC108606221 gene encoding endonuclease G, mitochondrial, producing MLSYYEACLQKCAFYALAGFTGFMCGVLFQQEASIYQLFSLIHSDPYVYYHRQKLYPILSTFTTNHEARLWKKSPGLTDRLRNCIFFQLFDHIPQLLFSKQVTLSTPDLLELVKYGLPSMENLYVHQDYIVSQDLSTNAPKWMCEHLKGNYTKLSSDDDGDALNLRYNDVYVLSCGATRICKAFKREIWRKLEQHVGYVTDKFGSVYVYTGPMYMPHSRPGDSWHLDYNIVDWIPVPTPSHYFKVLIIDPDPQLKECSPYMEGYLIENTSGTGCSLDLTDYLCDVAEIERHTGLRFHEGLQFVVRYEKEKYQIGSSISGFKIFSESKNSAHTHTQNYL from the exons ATGTTGTCTTACTATGAAGCGTGTTTGCAAAAATGCGCGTTTTACGCCTTGGCCGGCTTTACGGGTTTTATGTGTGGCGTGCTGTTCCAGCAGGAGGCGTCtatatatcaattatttagcttaattcACAGTGATCCTTATGTATATTATCATCGCCAAAAACTTTATCCAATT CTATCGACATTCACAACAAATCACGAAGCACGCCTCTGGAAGAAGTCGCCTGGTTTAACGGATAGATTACgcaattgcattttctttCAGCTCTTTGATCATATTCCTCAGCTTTTATTTAGCAAGCAAGTGACGTTGAGTACGCCTGATTTATTAGAGCTCGTCAAATATGGTCTGCCCAGCATGGAGAATCTGTATGTGCACCAGGACTATATTGTCTCCCAAGACTTGAGCACCAATGCGCCCAAATGGATGTGCGAGCATTTAAAAGGCAACTACACGAAACTTAGCAGTGATGATGACGGCGATGCGCTCAATCTACGCTATAACGACGTCTACGTTTTGAGCTGTGGCGCCACGCGCATCTGCAAAGCATTCAAGCGTGAGATCTGGCGTAAGCTGGAGCAGCATGTGGGCTATGTCACGGACAAATTCGGGTCTGTCTATGTCTATACGGGACCCATGTATATGCCACACAGTCGACCCGGCGACAGCTGGCACCTGGACTATAATATTGTTGACTGGATTCCAGTTCCAACTCCCTCGCATTACTTTAAAGTGCTCATTATTGATCCTGATCCTCAGTTAAAAGAATGCAGTCCTTATATGGAAGGCTATCTTATAGAAAACACAAGCGGCACCGGCTGCAGTCTTGACCTAACGGACTATCTTTGTGACGTGGCCGAGATTGAGCGGCATACGGGATTGCGTTTCCATGAAGGCCTGCAATTTGTAGTGCGttatgaaaaagaaaaataccaAATAGGTAGTTCAATTAGTggatttaaaatttttagcgAATCAAAGAACTCAGCTCACACTCATACACAAAATTACTTATAA
- the LOC108606228 gene encoding endonuclease G, mitochondrial has translation MLRPWQLLLGVALSLGGALSCFIAGVYFQHAHAQLLLQQLLEQDPYVYHVSPKLQDLFAFFPAHFEAHNRLGQLMKYGFPGLDDVRVYSDYVLSYDRRNRVAHWVCEHLDASKLEPPRGVAVRRNQARYHADMSVPSNFRATLADYRSSGFDRGHLAAAANHRAQQLHCNETFLLSNIAPQIGAGFNSGAWRKLELYVRELTEHFGSVYVITGPLYKPSRRHNGKWGVEYELIGANMVAVPTHFFKVIMLESRLPQGKPYMEAYVLPNAPISEQLSLRAFLCDIREIEHHAGLQFFDGLRRSQIFGSNFPSASQVFRDFD, from the exons ATGTTGCGCCCCTGGCAGCTGCTactgggcgtggcactgaGCTTGGGCGgtgctttaagctgctttataGCTGGCGTTTACTTTCAACATGCGCAtgcgcaacttttgctgcagcagctgctggagcaggaTCCTTATGTCTACCATGTCAGTCCCAAGCTCCAGGACTTG tttgctttttttcctGCACACTTTGAGGCACACAATCGTCTGGGGCAATTGATGAAGTACGGCTTTCCTGGCTTGGATGATGTGCGTGTTTATAGCGATTATGTGCTTAGCTACGATCGTCGCAATCGCGTAGCCCACTGGGTGTGTGAGCACTTGGACGCAAGCAAGCTGGAGCCGCCTAGAGGCGTGGCAGTAAGGCGTAACCAGGCACGCTATCATGCGGACATGAGCGTGCCGTCAAATTTTCGCGCCACCTTGGCGGATTACAGAAGCTCTGGCTTTGATCGTGgccatttggctgctgctgccaatcaTCGCGCTCAGCAACTGCACTGCAACGAAACGTTTCTGCTGTCCAACATAGCGCCGCAAATAGGGGCTGGCTTTAATAGCGGCGCCTGGAGAAAGTTGGAGCTGTATGTGCGTGAGTTGACGGAGCACTTTGGCTCCGTCTATGTCATCACGGGTCCTTTGTATAAGCCCAGTCGACGTCATAACGGCAAGTGGGGCGTTGAGTACGAACTTATAGGCGCCAATATGGTAGCAGTGCCAACGCATTTCTTTAAGGTTATCATGCTGGAGTCGCGTCTGCCGCAGGGTAAGCCCTATATGGAGGCCTATGTGCTGCCCAATGCGCCAATATCAGAGCAGCTGAGTCTGCGTGCATTTCTATGCGATATACGTGAGATCGAGCACCACGCGGGCTTGCAATTCTTTGATGGCCTGCGGCGTAGTCAAATCTTTGGCAGCAATTTTCCCAGCGCTTCACAGGTATTCAGAGACTTTGATTAA
- the LOC108595383 gene encoding endonuclease G, mitochondrial, giving the protein MSNIKPFLSRGFNLRIWEQLQRYVQEVAHDYGSVYVYTGSIYLPREVKCSSWYLEFQPEDTSLVAVPTHFFKVLIIEPSRRDNAPYAESYVLPNLNIKDNLDLRMLLCDLRDIENATGLKFFDGLDRNFVNTQPVQQPSGSQTIACN; this is encoded by the coding sequence ATGTCCAACATTAAACCCTTTCTGAGTCGCGGCTTCAATTTGCGCATTtgggagcagctgcagcgctatGTGCAGGAGGTGGCTCATGACTATGGCAGCGTCTATGTGTACACTGGTTCCATTTATTTACCACGTGAAGTCAAGTGCTCAAGCTGGTATCTGGAGTTTCAACCCGAGGATACTTCGCTGGTGGCAGTGCCCACGCATTTCTTCAAGGTGCTCATCATTGAGCCCTCGCGGCGCGACAATGCGCCCTATGCCGAGTCCTATGTGCTGCCCAATTTGAATATCAAAGATAATCTGGACCTGCGTATGCTGCTCTGTGATCTGCGCGACATTGAGAATGCCACAGGTCTCAAGTTTTTCGATGGTCTGGATCGCAATTTTGTCAACACGCAGCCAGTGCAGCAGCCCAGTGGATCGCAAACTATTGCCTGCAATtaa